From the genome of Acidobacteriota bacterium:
CCGTCCATTCGCAGCTCCAACTCGGCGGGAGCGCCCACGAGCGGGCCGGCCACCCAATCGTGGTTGCCGTGTAAATAGGTATACGCGGGTCGCTCGAAAAACCGTCGGGCGACTGCGTGATGTGCGGCGCCACAGACCGCAAACTCCTCGCGCTGATTGCCCCACCCTGCGCCGGTCAGTGTCTCGAAGATGTCGCCCAACAGAATGATGCGCTCGAAGCTGCGCTCAAGATGATCGAGGAACCGGATCAGCTCGGCGTCGCGTCCCCGGAACGGGTCGATCCGGTCTCCCCGTCCCAGGTGCAGATCTGAAATGACTGCGATCTCCATGGCCGACTGCTCCCGCTGTCTTCGCGCACAGAGTAGCCGGACACCATGAATTCTCGATCAACCGTCGGTTAGAACTGGGTGAATTTTTCGAGCGCCGTCCCGTGCCATCCGGGCGCCGGCTTCCCGGTGCCGCCGGCCGGTTTACTGGTACAGACAGAGGTAGGCCACCGGCCGCTTGGCGGTCACCGTGAACTTCGTGTCCCGAGGCACCTGAAAGGACTGACCCTTGCGATATGAGTCGCGGCGGCCGTCATGGTGAACGATGTCCATCTCGCCATAGATGACTTCCATGATCTCCAGCGTCTGGGTTCCGAACGTGTACTCGCCGGGCTCGATGATCCCCACCGTGAACCGCTGGCCCGCCAGCTCCTGGCCCAGGCTCTTGACCCGACCGTCGAAGTACTCACTCACCTTGATCATGGCCACACTCCTTGGATATGGATACGGTTCGCCCACTCTATCATCCGCCGCAGGGAGAGTCAAAGCCGGTTTGGCACCGCGCCGCGCATTCCACCGGCTGATCATCGGCATGCCGTCCGGCCTTCCCGAAGACGGGCCGGCGATTGGATCCGATGGCGCGGCGAGCGTTCAAATCAGCGGATCAGGGTGTACAGATACCAGAGCAGGCCGGCAAACAGGGCGGCCGAGGGGATAGTGAGCACCCAGGCCCAGATGATCTTGTAGGCGATGCCCCAGCGGATGGCCGAGAACTTGGTGGTGGCGCCCACCCCGATGATGGCGCCGGTGATGGTGTGGGTGGTGGAGACCGGCGCGCCCAACAACGAGGAGAAGATGATGGAACTAGCCGCGGCCGTTTCGGCGCAGAAACCATGGACCGGTTTCAGCTTCGTCATGCGCATCCCAAGAGTCTTGATGACACGCCAGCCGCCGAGCAGTGTCCCCAGTCCGATGGCCGAGTAACAGGCGATCACTACCCATAACGGCACATAGAACTCGCTGCCCAGATGGCCGGTGCTGAACAGCAACACCGCGATGATGCCCATGGTCTTCTGGGCATCGTTGGTGCCGTGGCCGACGCTGTAGAGTGCGGCCGATACCAGCTGAAGTCTGCGGAACCAGCGATCGGTGTGCCTCGGCGAGCAGTGCTGGAAAACCCGGTAAACCAACACCATGAAGAGATACCCCAACACGCACCCCAGTAGCGGTGACAGCACGATGAACAGAACGACCTTGGCGATGCCGCCGACGACCACCACACCGAATCCCGCCTTGGCGACGCCTGATCCGACCAGGCCACCCACCAGGGCGTGGGAAACGCTGATGGGGAAACCCATTTGCGTGCAGAGATGGGTCCAGACGATGGCGCTGACCAGCGTGGTGAGCACGAGGGGCACGTCGATGACCCCTACGTCCACGATCCCTTTTCCCACGGTGGTGGCAACATGTACGCCGAACAGAAACACCGCCACGAAGTTGAAGAAGGCCGCCCAGACCACCGCCTGGCGCGGCGACAGCACCCGCGTGGAGACGATGGTGGCCACCGAGTTGGCCGCGTCGTTCATCCCGTTGAGAAAGTCGAACAGGAGAGCCAGGACGATGGCGATGATCAGCAGGGTCATGGTGGAATCCGCTCGGCTCTAAGTGTTCTCGAGAACGATCCCCTCGACGATGTTGCCCACGTCTTCGCAGCGGTCGGTGGCCTTCTCCACATAGGCGAGGATATCCTTCCACTTGACCAGTTCCACAACATCCTGCTCCTCGCGGAAGAGCCGGGCCAGCGTGGTCCGGCGGATGTAGTCGGCCTCGCTCTCCAGCCGGTTGATTTCCACCACCAGCGCCATGATCCGATCGTAGTTCTCGCGGAGCGTGCGAATTTTAGCAATCATCTCCTGGATGATCTTGGCGCTC
Proteins encoded in this window:
- a CDS encoding pyrimidine/purine nucleoside phosphorylase gives rise to the protein MIKVSEYFDGRVKSLGQELAGQRFTVGIIEPGEYTFGTQTLEIMEVIYGEMDIVHHDGRRDSYRKGQSFQVPRDTKFTVTAKRPVAYLCLYQ
- a CDS encoding inorganic phosphate transporter, yielding MTLLIIAIVLALLFDFLNGMNDAANSVATIVSTRVLSPRQAVVWAAFFNFVAVFLFGVHVATTVGKGIVDVGVIDVPLVLTTLVSAIVWTHLCTQMGFPISVSHALVGGLVGSGVAKAGFGVVVVGGIAKVVLFIVLSPLLGCVLGYLFMVLVYRVFQHCSPRHTDRWFRRLQLVSAALYSVGHGTNDAQKTMGIIAVLLFSTGHLGSEFYVPLWVVIACYSAIGLGTLLGGWRVIKTLGMRMTKLKPVHGFCAETAAASSIIFSSLLGAPVSTTHTITGAIIGVGATTKFSAIRWGIAYKIIWAWVLTIPSAALFAGLLWYLYTLIR